Proteins encoded within one genomic window of Bacillus sp. F19:
- a CDS encoding patatin-like phospholipase family protein: protein MKADAVFEGGGVRGIAFTGAIQAMEEEQVEWERLAGTSAGAVIASLLACGYKSYEIRDLLKEMDVSKFRGKSFLNYIPIVGSLFELMIHLGFYKNDYLEKWVDSLLAAKGIRTFADLPENKLKIIASDVSNGEILILPDDLTKYSMIRSDLKISTAVMMSASLPFFFRPVIWKSKSRHKSYILDGGLLSNFPIWIFDSKDEPRFPTFGFRFVKDEIKMGAVIPTPVHLFKNIIKTMLQAHDLRHLTEETKGRTIQIPTGGIAATDFELKDEEIDFLYESGYSSAKAFLEDWNFEKYKELRKKNKKD from the coding sequence ATGAAGGCAGATGCCGTATTTGAAGGCGGTGGAGTGAGGGGAATTGCTTTCACGGGGGCTATCCAGGCGATGGAGGAAGAACAGGTAGAGTGGGAAAGGCTTGCCGGTACCTCGGCAGGAGCCGTAATCGCATCACTTCTGGCATGCGGCTATAAGAGCTATGAAATTCGTGATTTGCTGAAAGAAATGGATGTCTCAAAATTTAGAGGAAAATCATTTCTGAACTATATTCCGATTGTCGGAAGCCTGTTTGAGCTTATGATTCATTTAGGATTTTACAAGAATGATTATTTGGAAAAATGGGTGGACTCGCTTCTTGCCGCAAAAGGCATCAGGACATTTGCTGATTTGCCTGAAAATAAATTGAAGATTATTGCTTCTGATGTATCAAATGGTGAAATTCTCATATTACCTGACGATTTAACAAAGTACAGCATGATCCGAAGCGACTTGAAAATATCAACCGCTGTCATGATGAGTGCATCCCTTCCGTTTTTTTTTCGGCCCGTCATATGGAAATCAAAATCGAGACATAAATCTTATATTTTAGATGGCGGGCTGCTCAGCAACTTTCCCATTTGGATTTTTGATTCAAAAGATGAACCCCGCTTTCCGACGTTTGGCTTTCGGTTTGTGAAGGATGAGATTAAGATGGGTGCGGTGATTCCGACACCTGTTCATCTATTTAAAAATATTATTAAAACAATGCTACAGGCCCATGATCTCAGACATTTGACAGAAGAAACTAAGGGAAGGACGATTCAAATTCCAACAGGAGGCATTGCCGCAACAGATTTTGAGCTGAAAGATGAAGAAATAGATTTTCTTTATGAATCTGGATATTCATCAGCAAAGGCGTTTTTAGAAGATTGGAATTTTGAGAAATATAAAGAATTACGAAAAAAAAATAAAAAAGATTAG
- a CDS encoding M14 family metallopeptidase, with translation MKKVLKKSSIPVLLTASFLLAPAVSAETPYYGKDYSQPEQVRPLFPEVEATDGTPAFVKDEEAFTTQEEMLAYIEELKGKSPYVSVKNIGTSQNGLEIPALYFTKDQKIKPSDLSEKPTVWIQSQIHGNEPASGESILAIASRLTGDLGDEVLDKINVIVVPRVNPDGSYNFKRQLQNGLDGNRDHVKLDSPEVQAIHHEFNKFTPEVVIDAHEYSPYTSSFDQFGEDGLLKYHDILLLSGRNLNIPEKIRAMSDSLYVDPTLNTLEDKGFTGDRYYTTGVTNGEIDILEGGTEPRIGRNSFGLQTSFSFLVESRGIAIGREDFGRRVAAQIATHEHILRQTAENAKKVKTTVALERAKLVRKGLLPNDKDPIIVNSEAAELENQTLEMIDIASGTVKDIPVNYFSATEAEPTLTRERPTAYVLKPEQAEIAAKLQNQGLKGFQLPKQMKLSVEAYDVTSKENTEKYEDKQLVEVQIELKKKEIVFPKGTYVFLSAQPENNLLSLSLEPESIDSYVTFGYIPSEVGKELPVYRFMFDGKKLK, from the coding sequence ATGAAAAAGGTTCTTAAGAAAAGCTCAATTCCAGTATTACTGACAGCCAGTTTTTTATTAGCCCCTGCAGTCAGTGCCGAAACACCTTACTACGGGAAAGATTACAGCCAGCCTGAACAGGTGCGGCCTCTGTTTCCTGAGGTAGAGGCAACGGATGGAACACCTGCATTTGTGAAAGATGAAGAAGCATTTACAACTCAGGAGGAAATGCTTGCTTACATAGAAGAGCTGAAAGGGAAGAGTCCATACGTTTCAGTGAAAAACATCGGCACTTCACAAAATGGCCTTGAAATACCGGCCCTCTATTTTACTAAAGATCAAAAAATCAAACCTAGTGATTTATCAGAAAAACCAACTGTGTGGATTCAAAGTCAGATTCACGGCAACGAGCCGGCAAGCGGAGAGTCGATTTTGGCGATTGCGAGCCGATTGACAGGTGATTTGGGAGACGAGGTATTAGATAAAATTAACGTCATTGTCGTTCCGCGAGTGAATCCGGATGGCTCGTACAATTTCAAACGTCAGCTGCAAAACGGACTTGATGGAAACCGGGACCATGTAAAGCTTGATTCTCCAGAGGTACAGGCAATTCATCATGAATTTAACAAATTTACGCCTGAAGTTGTGATTGATGCGCATGAATACTCCCCGTATACGAGTTCATTTGATCAATTCGGCGAGGATGGGCTGCTAAAGTATCATGATATCCTCCTATTATCGGGAAGAAACTTAAACATTCCTGAAAAAATCCGCGCAATGTCCGACAGCCTGTATGTAGATCCGACTTTAAATACTTTAGAAGACAAGGGCTTTACAGGTGACCGCTATTATACAACTGGGGTAACAAACGGGGAAATCGACATTCTTGAAGGGGGAACTGAACCCCGCATTGGACGGAACTCGTTTGGCCTGCAGACATCGTTTTCATTTTTAGTTGAGAGCCGCGGAATTGCCATTGGGAGAGAAGATTTTGGCCGCCGTGTTGCCGCTCAAATCGCGACCCACGAGCATATTTTAAGGCAGACCGCAGAGAATGCGAAAAAGGTAAAAACGACAGTTGCCCTAGAACGGGCAAAGCTTGTTAGAAAAGGGCTGCTTCCTAATGATAAAGATCCAATCATCGTAAACAGCGAAGCAGCTGAGCTTGAAAATCAAACACTTGAAATGATTGATATTGCTTCAGGTACTGTAAAAGATATTCCAGTGAACTATTTCAGCGCAACAGAAGCAGAACCGACGTTAACGAGAGAACGACCGACAGCTTATGTGCTGAAGCCTGAACAGGCAGAAATTGCTGCCAAGCTTCAGAATCAGGGATTGAAAGGGTTCCAGCTGCCAAAGCAAATGAAGCTTTCAGTTGAAGCCTACGATGTAACAAGCAAAGAAAACACGGAGAAGTATGAGGACAAACAGCTTGTAGAAGTACAAATAGAGCTTAAAAAGAAAGAGATCGTGTTCCCGAAAGGCACATATGTATTCTTATCTGCACAGCCTGAAAACAACTTGCTGTCACTCTCTTTAGAGCCGGAATCGATTGACAGCTATGTCACATTTGGATACATTCCTTCTGAAGTTGGAAAAGAGCTGCCGGTTTACAGGTTTATGTTTGACGGGAAGAAGCTGAAATAA
- a CDS encoding NupC/NupG family nucleoside CNT transporter: MKYLIALLGLALVLGLAWVASSDRKKIKFKPVALMIVIQILLTFLLLNTKFGLVMITAIANGFGKLLGYANEGISFVFGGIANDGQAPFFLNVLLPVVFISALIGVFQYLKILPFIMKGIGLVLSKINGMGKLESYNAVASAIVGQSEVFITVKKQLGQLTSQRLYTLCASAMSTVSMSIVGAYMTMIEPRYVVTAIVINLFGGFIIASIINPYTVTDEEDILVIQEEKQSFFEMLGEYIMDGFKVAIIVGAMLIGFVALIAAVNNIFDMIFGISFQGILGYIFAPVAFIMGVPMSEAVAAGGIMATKLVTNEFVAMIDLAKVSENFSERTLGIISVFLVSFANFSSIGIISGAVKGLHEKQGNVVARFGLKLLYGATLVSILSAIIVSIVL, encoded by the coding sequence ATGAAATACCTAATAGCCCTACTCGGTCTTGCACTCGTACTAGGATTAGCATGGGTTGCAAGCAGCGACCGCAAAAAAATTAAATTCAAACCTGTAGCTCTTATGATTGTGATTCAAATTCTGTTAACTTTCCTGCTGCTGAATACTAAATTTGGCCTTGTCATGATCACAGCTATTGCGAATGGTTTCGGAAAATTATTAGGATATGCAAACGAAGGGATCTCCTTTGTTTTCGGCGGAATTGCCAATGATGGACAAGCTCCGTTCTTCTTGAATGTTTTACTTCCAGTCGTCTTTATCTCAGCACTTATTGGTGTTTTCCAATACCTTAAAATTCTTCCTTTTATCATGAAAGGAATCGGACTTGTTCTAAGCAAGATCAATGGAATGGGCAAATTAGAATCTTATAACGCTGTTGCATCTGCCATTGTTGGACAATCTGAAGTATTCATCACCGTAAAAAAACAGCTGGGCCAATTAACATCACAGCGTCTTTACACGCTTTGTGCATCCGCTATGTCAACCGTATCCATGTCTATCGTTGGTGCTTACATGACTATGATCGAGCCAAGATATGTTGTAACGGCAATCGTCATCAACCTGTTCGGCGGATTTATTATCGCATCGATTATCAATCCTTATACAGTTACAGATGAAGAAGATATCTTGGTGATTCAAGAAGAAAAGCAATCCTTCTTCGAAATGCTTGGCGAATATATCATGGACGGATTTAAAGTAGCAATTATCGTAGGTGCAATGCTTATCGGTTTCGTTGCCTTAATTGCTGCTGTAAACAATATTTTTGATATGATTTTCGGCATTTCATTCCAGGGAATCTTGGGCTACATTTTTGCACCGGTTGCGTTCATTATGGGTGTTCCTATGAGTGAAGCAGTTGCTGCCGGAGGAATTATGGCTACTAAATTAGTGACAAACGAATTCGTTGCGATGATAGATTTGGCAAAAGTATCTGAGAACTTCAGCGAACGCACACTTGGAATTATCTCTGTGTTCCTAGTATCCTTCGCGAACTTCTCCTCTATCGGAATCATTTCAGGTGCTGTTAAAGGACTTCATGAAAAACAAGGGAACGTTGTTGCCCGCTTTGGATTGAAACTGCTATACGGTGCTACACTTGTAAGTATTTTATCTGCGATCATTGTTAGTATCGTACTATAA
- a CDS encoding amino acid ABC transporter ATP-binding protein, with translation MIKVEKLNKSFGDLHVLKDIDLKVNESDVVCLIGSSGSGKSTLLRCLNFLEKKDNGKIIINGEEITQGTHDINEVRQKVGMVFQHFQLFPHKKVIENIMEAPLMVKKMKKEQAASEARALLEKVGLSDKADVYPNKLSGGQKQRVAIARALAMKPEIMLFDEPTSALDPELVGEVLATMKELAVEGMTMVVVTHEMQFAREVADWIVYMNEGRIVERGHPDDFFTNPQEERTKEFLKTTQLN, from the coding sequence ATGATTAAGGTTGAAAAGCTGAATAAATCATTCGGTGACCTGCACGTATTAAAAGATATTGATTTGAAAGTAAATGAGAGCGATGTTGTCTGTCTAATCGGCTCAAGCGGATCGGGAAAAAGCACCCTGCTCAGATGCCTGAACTTTCTTGAGAAAAAAGACAATGGAAAAATCATCATTAATGGCGAGGAAATCACTCAAGGGACACATGATATCAATGAGGTTCGTCAAAAAGTCGGAATGGTGTTTCAGCATTTTCAATTATTTCCTCACAAAAAGGTGATCGAAAATATTATGGAAGCACCGTTAATGGTGAAAAAAATGAAGAAAGAGCAGGCAGCCTCTGAAGCTCGCGCCCTGCTTGAAAAAGTAGGTCTTTCTGACAAAGCCGATGTGTATCCCAATAAGCTCTCCGGCGGTCAGAAGCAGCGTGTGGCCATTGCCCGCGCCCTTGCGATGAAGCCTGAAATTATGCTTTTTGATGAACCAACGTCAGCTCTTGATCCGGAGCTTGTGGGTGAAGTTCTAGCTACCATGAAGGAGCTTGCTGTAGAGGGAATGACGATGGTTGTCGTGACCCATGAAATGCAATTTGCGCGTGAAGTGGCCGATTGGATTGTTTATATGAACGAAGGACGAATTGTTGAGAGAGGTCACCCAGATGACTTTTTTACGAATCCTCAAGAAGAACGTACGAAAGAATTTCTTAAAACGACACAGCTGAATTAA
- a CDS encoding amino acid ABC transporter permease — translation MPSFSHFFDSLIANRGVFLDAMLITLQLTVVSILIGIVIGLFFALLKISKLKVLGMISDAYIYLVRGTPLIVQIFILYFGFSGLFLIPDFWAASLALAFHNGAYIAEIFRGTIQSIDKGQMEAGRSLGMTRGLTMRRIIMPQAFRRALPPLGNQMIIGLKDSSLAAFISINELFNVATTLGSNNFDEMTFLLIVAVYYLILVAILTLIVNGLEKKMSISDR, via the coding sequence TTGCCTAGTTTTTCACATTTTTTCGATTCGTTAATTGCGAACAGAGGCGTCTTTTTGGATGCGATGCTCATTACCCTGCAGTTAACGGTTGTTTCAATATTAATCGGTATTGTTATCGGCCTCTTTTTTGCCCTATTAAAAATTTCGAAACTAAAAGTCCTTGGCATGATCTCGGATGCTTACATTTATTTAGTTCGCGGGACGCCATTGATTGTACAGATTTTCATCTTGTACTTCGGCTTCAGCGGACTCTTTCTAATTCCTGATTTCTGGGCTGCCTCACTTGCACTTGCTTTTCATAATGGAGCCTATATTGCCGAAATATTTCGCGGAACCATTCAGTCCATTGATAAAGGACAGATGGAAGCAGGCCGCTCTCTTGGCATGACAAGAGGCCTTACAATGAGACGGATCATTATGCCCCAGGCTTTCAGGCGCGCTCTTCCACCGCTTGGAAACCAGATGATTATCGGGCTGAAGGATTCATCACTTGCAGCCTTTATTTCTATAAACGAGCTCTTTAATGTGGCGACCACACTCGGTTCAAATAACTTTGATGAAATGACATTCTTATTAATTGTTGCCGTTTATTACTTAATTTTAGTGGCCATTTTAACACTTATCGTTAATGGTCTTGAAAAGAAAATGTCGATCAGCGACCGCTAA
- a CDS encoding transporter substrate-binding domain-containing protein, with translation MRKKALLLFSALFLVCMLSACAEKEKLSDGTELIDKDEFVFAASGEFKPFSYVKDDMTMTGFDVAVGEAIAKELGLLPVQKRIKFKGIVEGVKTGRADAAVASHTINDQRAKHVSFSTPYYYSGPQIFTRPDSDIKTVEDLEGKEVAVAKGSTYAATAEKYTKNIKMYDSDITALKALSTGRHDAVITDFVTGKSAAKGGFDIIGQQLIERSEQAVVIPQDNPLLLKRVNEALEKLRQDGTLEKISIDYFGEDITTKPE, from the coding sequence ATGAGAAAAAAAGCATTACTCTTATTCTCTGCCCTTTTTCTTGTCTGCATGCTTAGCGCCTGCGCAGAAAAAGAGAAATTATCAGATGGCACAGAACTGATTGATAAAGATGAATTTGTGTTCGCGGCTTCAGGTGAGTTCAAGCCATTCAGCTATGTTAAGGATGATATGACGATGACCGGGTTTGATGTTGCGGTCGGCGAAGCGATCGCAAAGGAGCTTGGCCTTCTGCCTGTTCAAAAGCGCATCAAATTTAAAGGCATCGTTGAAGGCGTGAAAACCGGCCGTGCAGATGCAGCAGTTGCAAGCCATACCATCAACGATCAGCGTGCAAAGCATGTTTCTTTTTCCACTCCCTACTACTACTCAGGTCCACAGATTTTCACACGCCCTGACAGTGATATTAAAACAGTAGAAGATTTAGAAGGAAAAGAAGTTGCCGTAGCCAAAGGTTCTACATATGCTGCAACCGCAGAAAAATACACGAAAAACATAAAGATGTACGATAGCGATATTACTGCCCTTAAAGCGCTGAGTACAGGCCGGCATGACGCGGTCATAACTGATTTTGTAACAGGAAAAAGTGCAGCTAAAGGCGGATTTGACATAATCGGACAGCAGCTTATTGAACGAAGCGAGCAGGCCGTTGTCATTCCACAGGATAATCCCCTTCTCTTAAAAAGAGTGAATGAAGCGCTGGAAAAACTCAGACAGGATGGTACCCTTGAGAAAATCAGCATTGACTACTTCGGAGAAGACATTACGACGAAGCCTGAATAA
- a CDS encoding GNAT family N-acetyltransferase: protein MYNSVLTRSDQTSLDAEELQFQLFRMQDNLKEIAKRWQVVGIDQTKEDKWVVVYAQNDGDSCKVMLNDCESAYRGIWDFSIHATYNDDKAIHIGDIKGPANKGYGSICMNYLKEFAKDQNIPYITGDIAKRDWDHVDRLVHFYEKHDFKVNIDYDKQAGEIEWNDMY from the coding sequence ATGTATAATTCTGTCCTAACACGCAGCGATCAGACATCCTTAGACGCTGAAGAACTTCAGTTTCAGCTCTTTAGAATGCAGGATAATCTGAAGGAAATTGCCAAGCGATGGCAGGTTGTCGGAATCGATCAGACGAAAGAAGATAAATGGGTTGTGGTTTATGCACAAAATGACGGTGATTCATGCAAAGTGATGCTGAATGATTGTGAATCAGCTTATCGGGGCATATGGGATTTTTCCATTCATGCCACATACAATGACGATAAAGCGATCCACATCGGAGATATTAAAGGCCCTGCAAATAAAGGCTACGGATCCATTTGCATGAATTATTTAAAAGAGTTTGCCAAAGATCAAAACATTCCCTACATCACTGGCGACATTGCCAAAAGAGACTGGGATCACGTTGACCGTCTTGTGCATTTTTATGAAAAACACGACTTCAAAGTAAACATTGACTATGATAAGCAAGCAGGCGAAATCGAGTGGAATGATATGTATTGA
- a CDS encoding pyridoxamine 5'-phosphate oxidase family protein, with translation MDKQKLNKEVLDILKKHKVGTLATVVDNKPHSRYMTFFNDELMLYTPTNKNTHKAEEIDENPNVHILIGYEGEGYGDSYIEFEGKASISEDQKLKEKIWNDHMKNWFEGPNDPNYIVLAIKPHKIRLMNSEHESPQILEV, from the coding sequence TTGGATAAGCAGAAATTAAATAAAGAAGTATTAGATATACTGAAGAAGCATAAGGTCGGCACGCTTGCTACTGTAGTGGATAACAAGCCTCACTCCCGTTATATGACGTTTTTCAATGATGAATTAATGCTTTATACACCTACAAATAAAAACACTCATAAAGCAGAAGAAATCGACGAAAATCCAAATGTACATATCCTGATTGGGTATGAAGGCGAAGGATATGGGGATTCATATATCGAGTTTGAAGGCAAGGCAAGCATCAGCGAAGATCAGAAATTAAAGGAAAAGATCTGGAATGATCATATGAAAAACTGGTTTGAAGGTCCGAATGATCCAAATTATATTGTTCTAGCAATCAAGCCGCATAAAATCAGATTAATGAACAGCGAGCACGAGTCACCGCAGATATTAGAAGTATAG
- a CDS encoding FAD-binding oxidoreductase, whose product MKKRYLMLLTLGFLIVFACSLKAASEEDKIDPLIMTDVSGLMPIKIDKVIKGKEIDSFKKAINEAIETNKKISIAGKQHSQGGHTYYKDAIVLDMTSYNKILDFDKKNKTITVQSGATWDDIQRFVNPHGLAVKVMQSQNIFTVGGSMSVNVHGRDIRHGSLIDSIQSFRLLTADGEIVRVSRTENAGLFPLVIGGYGLFGVILDAEISLTDDELYVMKTKAIDYKEYADYFKQEVGGNENVRMHLARLSTAPDSFLSEMYVTNYELAGDQGARAEYDELSQEKNVAFMKFLLGLSRNYDWGKNVFWNAQKSYFVKKEDSYITRNNVMRSESEFLEYEHETNTDILQEYFVPVDAFPDYVDSLRKTLTEEELNLFNITIRYVDHNEDAVMSYSRDDMFAFVLLINQGLSDDEIKKTRNVIRKMIDVTLTFRGTYYLPYQPYPTKEQMKRAYPRTDEFFGLKRTYDKEEIFMNYFYEEYGRDEK is encoded by the coding sequence ATGAAAAAGAGATATTTAATGCTCCTCACTCTCGGATTTCTCATTGTTTTTGCATGTTCACTAAAAGCAGCTTCAGAAGAAGATAAGATTGATCCGTTAATCATGACCGATGTCAGCGGCTTAATGCCAATAAAAATTGATAAGGTCATAAAAGGAAAAGAGATTGACTCATTCAAAAAAGCAATCAACGAAGCAATAGAGACGAATAAGAAAATCTCTATTGCGGGAAAGCAGCACAGCCAGGGAGGGCATACCTATTACAAAGATGCAATTGTGCTCGATATGACTTCCTACAATAAGATTTTGGACTTTGATAAAAAGAATAAGACGATAACTGTCCAAAGCGGGGCGACCTGGGATGATATTCAGCGCTTTGTCAATCCGCATGGCCTTGCAGTGAAAGTCATGCAATCTCAAAATATATTCACGGTCGGGGGCTCGATGAGCGTGAATGTGCATGGACGGGATATCCGCCATGGTTCTCTTATTGACAGCATTCAATCCTTTCGATTGCTTACCGCCGATGGTGAAATTGTGCGCGTCAGCCGAACGGAAAATGCCGGGCTTTTCCCGCTTGTTATAGGCGGATACGGTCTGTTTGGAGTGATTTTAGATGCAGAAATCAGTTTAACGGATGATGAGCTCTATGTAATGAAAACAAAAGCAATCGATTACAAAGAATATGCCGATTATTTTAAACAGGAAGTCGGAGGCAATGAAAATGTCCGGATGCATCTTGCCAGATTATCCACTGCACCTGACTCTTTTTTGAGCGAAATGTATGTAACGAACTATGAACTTGCAGGTGATCAGGGTGCCCGTGCAGAATATGATGAACTAAGCCAAGAAAAGAATGTTGCGTTCATGAAATTCCTGCTTGGTTTATCAAGAAACTACGATTGGGGAAAAAATGTTTTTTGGAATGCACAAAAGTCATATTTTGTGAAAAAAGAAGATTCCTATATTACGAGAAATAATGTGATGCGGTCAGAGTCTGAGTTTCTGGAGTATGAACATGAAACGAATACAGATATTCTTCAGGAATACTTTGTCCCGGTTGATGCATTTCCTGACTATGTGGACAGTCTGCGGAAGACATTAACAGAGGAAGAGCTGAATTTATTTAATATTACCATTCGATACGTTGATCACAATGAAGACGCTGTTATGTCCTACAGCCGAGATGATATGTTTGCCTTCGTATTATTAATCAATCAGGGGTTGTCTGATGATGAAATAAAGAAGACCAGAAACGTGATCCGGAAAATGATTGATGTCACTCTTACTTTCAGGGGCACATATTATTTGCCTTATCAGCCTTATCCGACTAAGGAGCAAATGAAGCGTGCATATCCAAGAACAGATGAGTTTTTCGGGCTGAAGCGAACGTATGACAAAGAGGAAATTTTTATGAACTACTTTTATGAGGAGTATGGCCGCGATGAAAAATGA
- a CDS encoding MFS transporter produces MKNDSFRRFVAAQSTLFFAGNFIFPFYILFIKNVGSSFSQFGISYGLFGLSAALIHPLLGRMSGKVSDKVMLAVSSFGMSLILLYYPHIGTIEEVYVCQMIMGIFGAMQKHGEKMLLTQWTTEEKRGIQVGNYHFFTSLMSAAAIMGGGFLAQYFTVIFLFFIASAVYFIGGVIILRITDTYFDKEQKVEQHADSAPSHNEA; encoded by the coding sequence ATGAAAAATGATTCGTTCAGAAGATTTGTTGCGGCTCAGAGCACGCTGTTTTTTGCGGGTAATTTCATTTTCCCTTTCTATATTTTATTTATAAAAAATGTAGGGTCCTCTTTTTCTCAGTTCGGAATATCGTATGGATTATTTGGTCTTTCAGCAGCGCTTATTCATCCGCTTTTAGGCCGTATGTCAGGGAAGGTAAGCGACAAAGTGATGTTAGCGGTTTCCTCGTTCGGCATGTCTTTGATTCTTTTGTATTACCCTCATATAGGAACGATTGAAGAAGTATATGTATGCCAAATGATCATGGGCATCTTTGGCGCGATGCAGAAGCATGGGGAAAAGATGCTGTTGACGCAGTGGACGACAGAAGAAAAACGGGGAATACAAGTTGGTAATTATCATTTTTTCACATCGCTTATGTCAGCGGCTGCGATCATGGGAGGCGGATTTTTAGCTCAGTACTTTACGGTGATATTCCTATTTTTCATAGCATCAGCGGTCTACTTTATTGGCGGAGTGATCATTTTAAGAATAACAGATACATACTTTGATAAGGAACAGAAGGTGGAACAGCATGCTGATTCAGCTCCATCCCATAACGAAGCATAA
- a CDS encoding GNAT family N-acetyltransferase, which produces MLIQLHPITKHNWETCISLKVLKEQERFVASNLYSLAESRFETTFLPLGIYAENKMIGFAMVGKDPNDGVYWLVRFMVDKAHQGKGYGFAALQIVLSFMKSRYDVSPFLLLGVNPENVQAIRLYQKAGFIHTGKVENGEALYRLGIY; this is translated from the coding sequence ATGCTGATTCAGCTCCATCCCATAACGAAGCATAATTGGGAAACGTGTATATCGCTAAAGGTTCTAAAAGAGCAAGAGAGGTTTGTTGCGAGTAACTTGTATTCACTGGCAGAGTCCAGATTTGAAACCACTTTTTTGCCGCTGGGCATTTATGCTGAAAATAAAATGATCGGCTTTGCGATGGTCGGAAAAGATCCTAATGATGGGGTATACTGGCTGGTCCGGTTTATGGTTGATAAAGCCCATCAAGGAAAAGGGTATGGCTTTGCAGCTTTGCAGATTGTCCTAAGTTTTATGAAATCACGCTATGATGTCAGCCCATTTCTTTTACTTGGAGTCAATCCTGAGAATGTTCAGGCAATAAGGCTATATCAAAAAGCGGGTTTTATCCATACAGGTAAAGTAGAAAACGGCGAGGCCCTTTACCGGCTGGGTATATATTAA
- a CDS encoding PH domain-containing protein — MIFQVKKNPILVAIVLFLIILPFFLLFRSETLPSLIIPFLLSAFLAHALIKSYFVIKNQKLMIVFGLIKKEIPIRDIKEIRYSNNPLSAPAWTLKRLEIIFAAPIGSRPNASTRFALVSLPKDENGFFKELTQQNPHLSTP; from the coding sequence ATGATTTTTCAAGTAAAGAAAAACCCGATTCTTGTTGCCATTGTGCTGTTTCTGATCATCCTGCCATTTTTTCTGCTGTTCCGGTCTGAAACCCTTCCATCCCTGATTATCCCTTTTTTGCTGTCTGCTTTTTTAGCCCACGCATTAATAAAATCCTACTTTGTCATTAAAAACCAAAAATTGATGATCGTGTTCGGATTAATTAAAAAAGAAATACCTATCAGGGATATAAAGGAAATCCGCTATTCAAACAATCCGCTCTCAGCTCCCGCCTGGACGCTGAAAAGGCTTGAAATCATTTTTGCAGCCCCCATCGGATCGAGACCTAATGCATCCACGAGATTTGCACTTGTCTCACTTCCTAAGGACGAAAATGGCTTTTTCAAAGAGCTGACGCAGCAAAATCCCCATCTTTCAACACCTTAA